The following coding sequences are from one Haliotis asinina isolate JCU_RB_2024 chromosome 3, JCU_Hal_asi_v2, whole genome shotgun sequence window:
- the LOC137277262 gene encoding uncharacterized protein yields the protein MYSLPHSSTDIHLLHHLKVTPPTPPTTPSTPTPPTPPKSYTSYTTYNSFNAYTSYTTYTTYTTYNSYTSYTSYTTYTSYTTYNSYTSYNSFNAFTSYTSYTSYTTYTTYTSYTTYTTYTTYTTYTSYTTYTTYTTYNSYNAYTSYTTYTSYTTYTSYTTYTSYTTYNSYNAYTSYTTYTTYTTYTSYTTYTSYTTYNSYTTYTSYTSYTTYTTYTTYTSYTSYTSYTSYTSYTSYTSYTSYNSNTSYTTYTSYTSYTPYTSYTTYTTYTTYTSNTSYTTYTTYNSYTTYTTYTTYTTYTSYTSYTTYTSYTSYTSNTSYTTYNSYNSYTSYTSYTSYTTYTSYTSYTSYTSNTSYTSYTTYTSYTSYTTYTSYTSYNSYTSYTSYTSYTTYTSYTPYTSYTTYTTYTTYTSNTSYTTYTTYNSYTTYTTYTTYTTYTSYTSYTTYTSYTSYTSNTSYTTYNSYNSYTSYTSYTSYTTYTSYTSYTSYTSNTSYTSYTTYTSYTSYTTYTSYTSYNSYTSYTSYTSYTTYTSYTSYTSYTTYTSNTSYTSNTSYTSYTTYTSYTSNTSYTTYTSYTSYTSYTTYTSNTSYTSYTTYTSYTSYTTYTSYTSNTSYTTYTSYTSYTSYTTYTSYTTYTSYTSNTSYTTYTTYNSYTSYTTYNSYTTYTFSPYL from the coding sequence ATGTATTCACTACCTCATTCGTCCACAGATATACACCTCCTACACCACCTAAAAGTTACACCTCCTACACCACCTACAACTCCTTCAACGCCTACACCTCCTACACCACCTAAAAGTTACACCTCCTACACCACCTACAACTCCTTCAACGCCTACACCTcctacaccacctacaccacctacaccaCCTACAACTCCTACACCTCCTACACCTCCTACACCACCTACACCTCCTACACCACCTACAACTCCTACACCTCCTACAACTCCTTCAACGCCTTCACCTCCTACACCTCCTACACCTcctacaccacctacaccacctacacctcctacaccacctacaccacctacaccacctacaccacctacacctcctacaccacctacaccacctacaccaCCTACAACTCCTACAACGCCTACACCTCCTACACCACCTACACCTCCTACACCACCTACACCTCCTACACCACCTACACCTCCTACACCACCTACAACTCCTACAACGCCTACACCTcctacaccacctacaccacctacaccacctacacCTCCTACACCACCTACACCTCCTACACCACCTACAACTCCTACACCACCTACACCTCCTACACCTcctacaccacctacaccacctacaccacctacacCTCCTACACCTCCTACACCTCCTACACCTCCTACACCTCCTACACCTCCTACACCTCCTACACCTCCTACAACTCCAACACCTCCTACACCACCTACACCTCCTACACCTCCTACACCCCCTACACCTcctacaccacctacaccacctacaccacctacacCTCCAACACCTcctacaccacctacaccacctacaactcctacaccacctacaccacctacaccacctacaccacctacacCTCCTACACCTCCTACACCACCTACACCTCCTACACCTCATACACCTCCAACACCTCCTACACCACCTACAACTCCTACAACTCCTACACCTCCTACACCTCATACACCTCATACACCACCTACACCTCATACACCTCCTACACCTCCTACACCTCCAACACCTCCTACACCTCCTACACCACCTACACCTCCTACACCTCCTACACCACCTACACCTCATACACCTCCTACAACTCCTACACCTCATACACCTCATACACCTCCTACACCACCTACACCTCATACACCCCCTACACCTcctacaccacctacaccacctacaccacctacacCTCCAACACCTcctacaccacctacaccacctacaactcctacaccacctacaccacctacaccacctacaccacctacacCTCCTACACCTCCTACACCACCTACACCTCCTACACCTCATACACCTCCAACACCTCCTACACCACCTACAACTCCTACAACTCCTACACCTCCTACACCTCATACACCTCATACACCACCTACACCTCATACACCTCCTACACCTCCTACACCTCCAACACCTCCTACACCTCCTACACCACCTACACCTCCTACACCTCCTACACCACCTACACCTCATACACCTCCTACAACTCCTACACCTCCTACACCTCATACACCTCCTACACCACCTACACCTCCTACACCTCCTACACCTCCTACACCACCTACACCTCCAACACCTCCTACACCTCCAACACCTCCTACACCTCCTACACCACCTACACCTCCTACACCTCCAACACCTCCTACACCACCTACACCTCATACACCTCCTACACCTCCTACACCACCTACACCTCCAACACCTCCTACACCTCCTACACCACCTACACCTCCTACACCTCCTACACCACCTACACCTCCTACACCTCCAACACCTCCTACACCACCTACACCTCATACACCTCCTACACCTCCTACACCACCTACACCTCCTACACCACCTACACCTCATACACCTCCAACACCTcctacaccacctacaccaCCTACAACTCCTACACCTCCTACACCACCTACAACTCCTACACCACCTACACGTTTTCACCGTACCTTTAG